The following proteins are co-located in the Conyzicola lurida genome:
- a CDS encoding carbohydrate ABC transporter permease has translation MTATLERPVTAPDAVAVRRRDRSNLVPILFLAPAGVAIVLFVILPAVLSLVASFFSVPLAGGAWQWVGIANFQRVLTDPAVLQAIGNTAVYSVITIVPSLVIGLTLALLANSVSRGKPFVRTALFLPMTANLVAMAVVFRWLFAFQGGFVNQLLGFVGFGAVNWLGDTDTSLITVALVGVWRSASFSMMIFFAGLATIPGTLNEAAKAEGIRGFTKLRKITLPTMKPTVVFAVVLAVLASVQAFDTINVMTQGGPQGSSETILTMSWKLGFGYFDLGAASALSFLLLVVLIGVGILQRRVLSGGSK, from the coding sequence ATGACCGCCACCCTGGAGCGTCCCGTGACGGCACCCGACGCCGTGGCGGTGCGGAGGCGCGACCGCTCGAACCTCGTGCCGATCCTGTTCCTGGCCCCGGCCGGCGTCGCGATCGTCCTCTTCGTCATCCTTCCCGCCGTGCTCTCGCTCGTCGCGAGCTTCTTCTCCGTGCCGCTCGCCGGCGGCGCGTGGCAGTGGGTCGGCATCGCGAACTTCCAGCGCGTGCTCACCGACCCGGCCGTTTTGCAGGCGATCGGCAACACCGCGGTCTACTCGGTCATCACGATCGTGCCGAGTCTGGTCATCGGCCTCACGCTCGCCCTGCTTGCCAACTCGGTGAGCCGCGGCAAGCCGTTCGTGCGCACGGCGCTGTTTCTGCCGATGACCGCGAACCTGGTGGCGATGGCCGTGGTCTTCCGCTGGCTGTTCGCCTTCCAGGGCGGATTCGTCAACCAGCTGCTCGGCTTCGTCGGCTTCGGCGCGGTCAACTGGCTCGGCGACACCGACACCTCGCTCATCACGGTCGCCCTCGTCGGCGTCTGGCGCAGCGCGAGTTTCAGCATGATGATCTTCTTCGCCGGCCTCGCGACCATCCCCGGCACGCTCAACGAGGCGGCGAAGGCCGAGGGTATCCGCGGCTTCACCAAGCTGCGCAAGATCACCCTGCCGACCATGAAACCCACCGTCGTCTTCGCCGTCGTGCTCGCCGTCCTCGCGTCCGTGCAGGCGTTCGACACCATCAACGTGATGACGCAGGGAGGGCCGCAGGGCTCGAGCGAGACGATCCTCACCATGAGCTGGAAACTCGGGTTCGGGTATTTCGATCTCGGCGCGGCATCCGCCCTCTCGTTCTTGCTCCTCGTCGTCCTCATCGGTGTCGGAATCCTCCAGCGCCGCGTTCTTTCGGGAGGCTCCAAGTGA
- a CDS encoding PQQ-binding-like beta-propeller repeat protein, with the protein MNHADGMPASGVAVTNGTQVTRTGDDGQFELPDEGRFVAITRPTDHTAATWWLPVSTDELRFTIERSVQSLPYEFVHLTDTHMTVPQSGVESEKGGFTLYREGSLPDEIRAFLRSLPEVAPDAQSIFITGDLVDHGLAEEYEAYIEALGASPVPVHLIPGNHDHMNGAHGSFVSRNNYLTNVGTPDLYEHYLGPRWYSFDVAGLHVVTLDWHTHELGLDHEQQNAWLRADLASIPHGSPWILLFHDQPAASIVDEMPWLPIAAFSGHWHTSRVVEVDGTLHVNSPTSFFANLDYSPPAFRHVTWDGEAITLRTQIMPWLPTPASLGDTSTATYAASSTPSMDDAVLWRAELAGAGQRQRVTVDGDMVFAGAQIEDRPAGTVEALDLATGALLWRAHTSSAVKTSPVVAGDVVIAAEVGGDVSGFDRLTGDLLWVTPSTDPLRRFAWGSPTVQGDRVYLGDQSDLRCLDTRTGEVVWRRTDLSPHHNLVNHSAPLVVGDLLVQGFWPTPSHPVGLDARTGETVWASAEMGADDLFAVLKRLLILGTAVFDEATDSVVIPAFGATTSIDRATGLVRWAQEHEGGFSPATPIVTPVGYVVTVTGHGLRMVSAETGETLWDLPIEGDAAFPMAAYTKAAHPVIAPPVLVGDELLLPGLDGVIRRISLDGVVVGQTQLASPIAAALVDAGDRLIAVGTDGNVIALSTEVAR; encoded by the coding sequence GTGAACCACGCAGACGGGATGCCGGCCTCCGGCGTCGCCGTGACCAACGGAACGCAGGTCACCCGCACGGGCGACGACGGCCAGTTCGAGCTGCCCGACGAGGGCCGCTTCGTCGCGATCACCCGCCCCACCGACCACACCGCCGCGACCTGGTGGCTCCCGGTATCCACCGACGAACTGCGCTTCACCATCGAGCGCTCGGTGCAGTCGCTGCCCTACGAGTTCGTGCACCTCACCGACACGCACATGACGGTGCCGCAGAGCGGCGTCGAGAGCGAGAAGGGCGGGTTCACGCTCTACCGCGAGGGCAGCCTGCCCGACGAGATCCGAGCGTTCCTGCGGTCGCTGCCCGAGGTCGCCCCCGACGCGCAGAGCATCTTCATCACCGGCGACCTGGTCGACCACGGCCTCGCCGAAGAGTACGAGGCGTACATCGAGGCGCTCGGTGCGAGCCCGGTGCCCGTGCACCTCATCCCCGGCAACCACGACCACATGAACGGTGCGCACGGCAGCTTCGTGAGCCGCAACAACTACCTCACCAACGTCGGCACGCCCGACCTCTACGAGCACTATCTCGGCCCGCGCTGGTATAGCTTCGACGTCGCCGGTCTGCACGTCGTCACCCTCGACTGGCACACCCACGAGCTCGGTCTCGACCACGAGCAGCAGAACGCGTGGCTGCGCGCCGACCTCGCGAGCATCCCTCACGGGAGCCCGTGGATCCTGCTCTTCCACGACCAGCCCGCCGCCTCGATCGTCGACGAGATGCCGTGGCTGCCGATCGCCGCGTTCTCGGGCCACTGGCACACCTCGCGCGTCGTCGAGGTCGACGGCACACTGCACGTCAACAGCCCGACGAGCTTCTTCGCGAACCTCGACTACAGCCCGCCGGCCTTCCGGCACGTGACCTGGGACGGCGAAGCCATCACGCTGCGCACCCAGATCATGCCGTGGCTGCCGACCCCTGCCTCGCTCGGCGACACCTCCACCGCGACGTATGCCGCGTCATCCACCCCTTCGATGGACGACGCGGTGCTCTGGCGGGCCGAACTCGCCGGCGCGGGCCAGCGTCAGCGCGTCACCGTCGACGGCGACATGGTCTTCGCCGGCGCGCAGATCGAAGACCGTCCCGCGGGCACGGTCGAGGCGCTCGACCTCGCCACCGGCGCTCTGCTCTGGCGCGCCCACACCTCGTCGGCGGTGAAGACCTCGCCGGTCGTCGCGGGCGACGTCGTGATCGCGGCCGAGGTGGGCGGCGACGTCTCGGGCTTCGACCGCCTCACCGGCGACCTGCTCTGGGTCACGCCGTCGACCGACCCGCTGCGCCGCTTCGCCTGGGGCAGCCCCACGGTGCAGGGCGACCGCGTCTACCTCGGCGACCAGTCCGACCTCCGGTGCCTCGACACCCGAACCGGCGAGGTGGTCTGGCGCCGCACCGATCTCTCGCCGCACCACAACCTGGTGAACCACTCGGCGCCGCTCGTGGTCGGCGACCTGCTCGTGCAGGGCTTCTGGCCGACGCCGTCGCACCCCGTCGGGCTCGACGCGCGCACCGGCGAGACCGTCTGGGCCAGCGCCGAGATGGGTGCCGACGACCTGTTCGCGGTGCTCAAGCGACTGCTGATCCTCGGCACCGCCGTCTTCGACGAGGCCACCGACAGCGTCGTCATCCCCGCGTTCGGCGCCACCACGAGCATCGACCGGGCGACCGGTCTGGTGCGCTGGGCGCAGGAACACGAGGGCGGCTTCAGCCCGGCCACCCCGATCGTGACCCCCGTCGGTTACGTCGTGACCGTCACCGGACACGGGCTTCGCATGGTGTCGGCCGAGACGGGCGAGACCCTCTGGGACCTGCCGATCGAGGGAGACGCCGCGTTCCCGATGGCCGCGTACACGAAGGCCGCGCACCCCGTGATCGCGCCGCCGGTGCTCGTCGGCGACGAGCTGCTGCTGCCGGGGCTCGACGGTGTGATCCGGCGCATCTCGCTCGACGGCGTCGTCGTCGGGCAGACGCAGCTCGCCTCGCCGATCGCCGCCGCGCTCGTCGACGCCGGCGACCGCCTGATCGCTGTCGGCACCGACGGCAACGTCATCGCGCTCTCGACCGAGGTCGCCCGATGA